In Streptomyces sp. SN-593, a single genomic region encodes these proteins:
- a CDS encoding DUF461 domain-containing protein, translating into MVRSIRRGAVAAVLALSIAPLAAACSAGNDAQTLGVHPDSDSGSAGSVKVQNAFVLTDPSGPATITARLFNNGSSAQSLQSVQIGGTTMAQLKGSNGESTISVPAHGSVLLGGKGNPAAVLTGGGEALRDGDVQNAVFSFSSSGAVKMNVNVTPASSYFAPYGPGSLPTTAAPTKPATPATPTTGGTPTTGSTPTGSATPTS; encoded by the coding sequence GTGGTCCGCAGCATCCGTCGCGGCGCTGTCGCCGCCGTACTCGCGCTCTCGATCGCGCCCCTCGCCGCCGCCTGCTCGGCGGGCAACGACGCGCAGACGCTGGGGGTCCACCCGGACAGCGACTCAGGGTCGGCGGGCAGCGTGAAGGTGCAGAACGCCTTCGTGCTCACCGACCCGAGCGGTCCGGCGACCATCACCGCCCGCCTGTTCAACAACGGTTCGTCCGCCCAGAGCCTGCAGTCCGTGCAGATCGGCGGCACCACGATGGCCCAGCTCAAGGGCTCGAACGGCGAGTCGACGATCAGCGTGCCGGCGCACGGCAGCGTGCTGCTCGGCGGCAAGGGCAACCCGGCGGCCGTCCTGACCGGAGGCGGCGAGGCGCTGCGCGACGGCGACGTCCAGAACGCCGTCTTCTCCTTCAGCTCCTCCGGCGCGGTGAAGATGAACGTCAACGTGACGCCGGCGAGCAGCTACTTCGCGCCGTACGGCCCCGGCTCGCTGCCCACCACCGCGGCGCCGACGAAGCCGGCCACCCCGGCGACCCCGACGACCGGCGGCACGCCGACGACGGGCAGCACCCCGACCGGTTCCGCGACGCCCACGTCGTGA